The proteins below are encoded in one region of Lagenorhynchus albirostris chromosome 7, mLagAlb1.1, whole genome shotgun sequence:
- the EPHX2 gene encoding bifunctional epoxide hydrolase 2 isoform X3, whose product MALRAAVFDLDGVLALPSLASSWDRAEEELALPSGFLNGAFVKGGPDGSSARMMKGEITFSQWMPFMEENCRKCSEDSGICLPENFSINQIFGKALAARKVNDPMLKAALTLKKKGFTTCILTNIWLDDSTQRGSLAQTMCELRPHFDFLIESCRIGMAKPDPQIYKFVLDVLKASPNEVVFLDDFEVNLKPARDLGMVTILVRDTDTALRELEKVTGVQLLQTAAPRPIPCDPSTVSHGYVPIKPGMCLHFVELGSGPAVCLCHGFPESWFSWRYQIPALAQAGFRVLAVDMKGYGESSAPSEIEEYSMEVLCNDMVTFLDKLGIAQAVFIGHDWGGMLVWNMALFYPKRVRLLAPSNSTPGFASF is encoded by the exons ATGGCGCTGCGTGCTGCCGTGTTCGACCTGGACGGGGTCCTGGCGCTGCCCTCGCTCGCCAGCTCCTGGGACCGTGCGGAGGAGGAGCTGGCGCTGCCCAG TGGCTTTCTGAATGGAGCTTTCGTGAAAGGAGGCCCAGATGGTTCCAGCGCCCGCATGATGAAGGGAGAGATCACATTTTCCCAG TGGATGCCATTCATGGAAGAAAACTGCAGGAAATGTTCTGAGGACTCTGGAATCTGCCTCCCTGAGAATTTCTCTATAAATCAGATCTTTGGCAAGGCGCTTGCAGCAAGAAAGGTCAACGACCCCATGCTTAAGGCAGCTCTCACTCTCAAAAAGAAGG GATTTACAacctgcatcctcaccaacatctgGCTGGATGACAGCACCCAGAGAGGCAGCCTGGCCCAGACGATGTGTGAGCTCAGGCCGCACTTCGATTTCCTGATTGAGTCATGCAGGATCGGAATggccaagcctgaccctcagatCTACAAGTTCGTGCTGGACGTCTTGAAGGCCAGCCCCAATGAG GTGGTTTTCTTGGATGACTTCGAAGTTAATCTGAAGCCGGCCCGTGACCTGGGGATGGTCACCATCCTCGTGCGTGACACTGACACTGCCCTGAGGGAGCTGGAGAAAGTAACCGGGGTGCAG CTTCTCCAAACTGCAGCCCCCCGACCAATCCCCTGCGATCCAAGCACCGTGAGCCATGGGTACGTGCCCATAAAG CCTGGGATGTGTCTGCATTTTGTGGAGCTGGGCTCTGGCCCTGCCGTATGCCTCTGCCACGGATTTCCGGAGAGCTGGTTCTCTTGGAGGTACCAG ATCCCTGCTCTGGCCCAGGCGGGCTTCCGGGTACTAGCGGTGGACATGAAAGGCTACGGAGAGTCATCTGCTCCTTCTG aaATAGAAGAATATTCCATGGAAGTGTTATGCAAC gaCATGGTCACCTTCCTGGATAAGTTG GGCATCGCTCAAGCTGTGTTCATTGGCCACGACTGGGGTGGCATGCTGGTGTGGAATATGGCTCTTTTCTACCCCAAGAGAGTGAG
- the EPHX2 gene encoding bifunctional epoxide hydrolase 2 isoform X4, with translation MALRAAVFDLDGVLALPSLASSWDRAEEELALPSGFLNGAFVKGGPDGSSARMMKGEITFSQWMPFMEENCRKCSEDSGICLPENFSINQIFGKALAARKVNDPMLKAALTLKKKGFTTCILTNIWLDDSTQRGSLAQTMCELRPHFDFLIESCRIGMAKPDPQIYKFVLDVLKASPNEVVFLDDFEVNLKPARDLGMVTILVRDTDTALRELEKVTGVQLLQTAAPRPIPCDPSTVSHGYVPIKPGMCLHFVELGSGPAVCLCHGFPESWFSWRYQIPALAQAGFRVLAVDMKGYGESSAPSEIEEYSMEVLCNDMVTFLDKLPGQVTRPL, from the exons ATGGCGCTGCGTGCTGCCGTGTTCGACCTGGACGGGGTCCTGGCGCTGCCCTCGCTCGCCAGCTCCTGGGACCGTGCGGAGGAGGAGCTGGCGCTGCCCAG TGGCTTTCTGAATGGAGCTTTCGTGAAAGGAGGCCCAGATGGTTCCAGCGCCCGCATGATGAAGGGAGAGATCACATTTTCCCAG TGGATGCCATTCATGGAAGAAAACTGCAGGAAATGTTCTGAGGACTCTGGAATCTGCCTCCCTGAGAATTTCTCTATAAATCAGATCTTTGGCAAGGCGCTTGCAGCAAGAAAGGTCAACGACCCCATGCTTAAGGCAGCTCTCACTCTCAAAAAGAAGG GATTTACAacctgcatcctcaccaacatctgGCTGGATGACAGCACCCAGAGAGGCAGCCTGGCCCAGACGATGTGTGAGCTCAGGCCGCACTTCGATTTCCTGATTGAGTCATGCAGGATCGGAATggccaagcctgaccctcagatCTACAAGTTCGTGCTGGACGTCTTGAAGGCCAGCCCCAATGAG GTGGTTTTCTTGGATGACTTCGAAGTTAATCTGAAGCCGGCCCGTGACCTGGGGATGGTCACCATCCTCGTGCGTGACACTGACACTGCCCTGAGGGAGCTGGAGAAAGTAACCGGGGTGCAG CTTCTCCAAACTGCAGCCCCCCGACCAATCCCCTGCGATCCAAGCACCGTGAGCCATGGGTACGTGCCCATAAAG CCTGGGATGTGTCTGCATTTTGTGGAGCTGGGCTCTGGCCCTGCCGTATGCCTCTGCCACGGATTTCCGGAGAGCTGGTTCTCTTGGAGGTACCAG ATCCCTGCTCTGGCCCAGGCGGGCTTCCGGGTACTAGCGGTGGACATGAAAGGCTACGGAGAGTCATCTGCTCCTTCTG aaATAGAAGAATATTCCATGGAAGTGTTATGCAAC gaCATGGTCACCTTCCTGGATAAGTTG CCTGGGCAAGTCACCCGCCCCCTGTGA
- the LOC132523031 gene encoding 10 kDa heat shock protein, mitochondrial-like produces MAGQGFRKFLPFFGQVLVERSAAKPVSKGSIMLPENTQGKVLQATVVAVGSGSKGKVGEIQLVSMKVGDEVLFPEYGGTKAVLDDKDYFLFRDGDILGKYID; encoded by the coding sequence ATGGCAGGACAGGGATTTAGAAAGTTTCTTCCCTTCTTTGGCCAAGTATTAGTTGAAAGAAGTGCAGCCAAACCTGTATCCAAAGGAAGCATTATGCTTCCAGAAAATACTCAAGGAAAAGTATTGCAAGCAACAGTAGTTGCTGTTGGATCGGGCTCTAAAGGAAAGGTTGGAGAGATTCAACTAGTTAGCATGAAAGTTGGAGATGAAGTTCTTTTCCCAGAATATGGAGGCACCAAAGCAGTTCTAGATGACAAGGATTACTTCTTATTTAGAGATGGTGACATTCTTGGAAAATACATAGACTGA